The following coding sequences are from one Epinephelus fuscoguttatus linkage group LG7, E.fuscoguttatus.final_Chr_v1 window:
- the rpl10 gene encoding 60S ribosomal protein L10, with product MGRRPARCYRYCKNKPYPKSRFCRGVPDPKIRIFDLGRKKAKVDEFPLCGHMVSDEYEQLSSEALEAARICANKYMVKTCGKDGFHIRMRLHPFHVIRINKMLSCAGADRLQTGMRGAFGKPQGTVARVHIGQVIMSVRTKAQNKEHVVEALRRAKFKFPGRQKIHISKKYGFTKFNACDFDDMMAEKRLIPDGCGVKYIPSRGPLTRWKALHAN from the exons ATGGGCCGCCGACCTGCCCGGTG CTACCGTTACTGCAAGAACAAGCCCTACCCCAAGTCCCGCTTCTGCAGGGGTGTGCCTG ATCCCAAGATCAGGATCTTTGACCTCGGCAGGAAGAAGGCCAAGGTAGATGAGTTCCCACTATGTGGCCACATGGTCTCTGATGAGTATGAGCAGCTGTCTTCTGAAG CTCTGGAGGCTGCCCGTATCTGCGCTAACAAGTACATGGTGAAGACCTGTGGTAAAGATGGTTTCCACATTCGCATGCGTCTGCATCCCTTCCACGTCATCCGTATCAACAAAATGTTATCCTGCGCTGGAGCTGATAG GCTCCAGACTGGAATGCGAGGTGCTTTTGGTAAACCCCAGGGCACTGTGGCCCGTGTGCACATTGGTCAGGTGATCATGTCCGTGCGTACCAAAGCCCAGAACAAGGAGCACGTGGTGGAGGCTCTGCGCAGAGCCAAGTTCAAGTTCCCCGGACGCCAGAAG ATCCATATTTCCAAGAAGTATGGCTTCACCAAGTTCAACGCCTGCGACTTTGATGACATGATGGCTGAGAAGCGCCTGATTCCAGATGGCTGTGGGGTGAAATATATCCCCAGCAGAGGCCCTCTGACCCGCTGGAAGGCCCTGCACGCCAACTAG